A window from Solanum stenotomum isolate F172 chromosome 5, ASM1918654v1, whole genome shotgun sequence encodes these proteins:
- the LOC125866387 gene encoding uncharacterized protein LOC125866387 codes for MLDQRRSFSFSSFDFNSSNNSASLFSSSSSDDFFASNFIMYDTEDDDGDNDDGAYIEINLDPSRSIQKKVREEKEFKNSNSSEVELRISFSSTGIPPTETTTTTTCGTTQHAQGTTITTTTTMSKPRRGRLFVSLARIVNEFVAASSVKTSNSVKAIEANNNVAHENRPAHVLPLSKSDCAEMIRTRKDCTMVPSKNNGIMNFIVKLKYKNIPSMLISMVTPKPKNGQIRARQPLLQRGRSSTCRGRDPMNNNNNDLMKLKTRNHSDLNHQDVNHDKSTSSVAGIINFKTMRGVLDALIVKTSRYCTSATTGGGLLSGNKHNNSKSCPSSIKSSPMHNIVCDDDVRKYSRDNSVQAAIAHCKKSFGTQAEFDFHI; via the exons ATGTTAGATCAAAGAAGAAGTTTCTCATTCAGTTCCTTTGATTTCAATTCTTCAAATAATAGCGCTagtctcttctcttcttcatcttctgaTGATTTTTTTGCGAGTAATTTCATTATGTATGATACGGAGGATGATGATGGTGATAATGATGATGGAGCGTACATTGAAATAAACCTTGATCCATCGCGGTCTATACAAAAAAAGGTTAGAGAGGAGAAGGAATTTAAGAATTCTAATTCTTCAGAGGTGGAGTTGAGAATATCTTTTTCATCAACTGGAATTCCCCCAACTGAAACGACGACGACAACAACATGTGGTACCACACAACATGCACAGggaacaacaataacaacaacgaCGACGATGAGTAAGCCTAGGAGGGGACGCCTTTTCGTATCGTTGGCTCGCATTGTAAATGAGTTTGTAGCTGCATCGTCCGTCAAGACATCGAATTCAGTTAAAGCAATAGAAGCTAATAATAATGTTGCCCATGAAAATCGACCTGCTCATGTTCTGCCCCTCTCTAAATCTGACTGCGCGGAGATGATACGGACCAG GAAAGATTGCACGATGGTTCCTTCAAAGAACAATGGCATTATGAACTTTATAGTAAAATTGAAGTACAAAAATATTCCATCAATGTTAATTTCCATGGTAACACCCAAACCCAAAAACGGACAAATCCGCGCTAGACAACCCTTGCTACAACGAGGGCGTAGTAGCACCTGCCGGGGCAGGGATCcaatgaacaacaacaacaacgatcTGATGAAACTAAAAACTCGCAACCATTCAGATCTTAATCATCAAGATGTCAACCACGACAAATCAACATCATCAGTCGCGGGGATAATAAACTTTAAAACAATGAGAGGAGTATTAGACGCTCTTATTGTCAAAACTAGTCGTTATTGCACGAGTGCAACAACAGGAGGGGGATTATTATCTGGCAATAAGCACAATAACAGTAAAAGTTGTCCGAGTTCTATCAAGTCGTCACCAATGCATAACATCGTCTGTGATGACGACGTTAGAAAATACTCGAGGGATAATTCTGTTCAGGCAGCCATTGCTCATTGTAAGAAATCATTTGGAACACAAGCTGAATTTGATTTTCATATTTGA